In Vigna unguiculata cultivar IT97K-499-35 chromosome 3, ASM411807v1, whole genome shotgun sequence, a single genomic region encodes these proteins:
- the LOC114179473 gene encoding vacuolar protein sorting-associated protein 2 homolog 1-like: MSFIFGKRKTPAEILRENKRMLDKSIREIERERQVLQSQEKKLILEIKKSAKQGQMGAVKVMAKDLVRTRHQIEKFYKLKSQLQGVSLRIQTLKSTQAMGEAMKGVTKAMGQMNRQMNLPSLQKILQEFEYQNDRMELISEVMGDTMDDAFEGDEEEEETEELVNQVLDEIGININQELLNAPSTAVAAPAAKTKVPQVETAGDDSAIDSDLQARLDNLRKM, encoded by the exons ATGAGTTTCATCTTCGGAAAGAGGAAAACCCCTGCAG AAATCTTGAGGGAGAATAAGAGAATGCTGGACAAATCAATTAGAGAGATAGAACGAGAGAGACAAGTTTTGCAGTCACAGGAGAAGAAACTGATTTTGGAGATAAAGAAAAGTGCCAAACAAGGCCAGATG GGAGCTGTTAAAGTGATGGCAAAAGATCTTGTCAGAACTAGACATCAGATTGAAAAGTTTTATAAGCTCAAATCGCAGCTCCAGGGTGTATCCCTCAGAATTCAA ACTTTGAAATCAACACAAGCGATGGGTGAGGCAATGAAAGGTGTGACTAAGGCAATGGGACAGATGAACAGGCAGATGAACTTGCCATCATTGCAGAAAATCTTGCAGGAATTTGAGTATCAGAATGATAGGATGGAATTGATTTCAGAGGTGATGGGAGACACAATGGATGATGCTTTTGAGGgggatgaagaagaagaagaaacagaaGAACTAGTGAATCAGGTTCTCGATGAGATTGGTATCAACATCAATCAAGAG CTTCTGAATGCACCATCAACAGCTGTTGCTGCTCCAGCTGCAAAGACTAAAGTGCCTCAAGTTGAAACTGCTGGCGATGATTCCGCCATAGATAGCGATTTACAAGCAAGGTTAgacaatttaagaaaaatgtaa
- the LOC114177506 gene encoding RING-H2 finger protein ATL52-like has translation MGDFQGPFVVSPPPSPSSSDKSSTTMLYYGLVVVGVAATALALYNCIIIRRSRRHDMQSEGEGANGLVEVVMESRIENCERNFNLVSSFKYKNEGVVGYDDECSVCLSGFEEGEEVRKLPECKHWFHAPCIDMWLYSHLDCPICRTPVLRFSQALLESGSGVLE, from the coding sequence ATGGGTGATTTCCAAGGCCCCTTCGTAGTGTCACCCCCTCCTTCACCCTCTTCCTCGGACAAGTCCAGCACAACCATGTTATACTATGGCCTTGTAGTGGTGGGTGTTGCAGCTACGGCATTAGCCCTGTACAACTGCATCATCATCAGGAGGAGCAGAAGGCACGACATGCAGTCAGAAGGTGAAGGGGCAAATGGGTTGGTGGAGGTGGTGATGGAAAGTAGAATAGAAAACTGTGAAAGGAACTTCAACTTGGTTTCAAGCTTCAAGTACAAGAACGAAGGAGTTGTGGGTTATGATGATGAATGCTCAGTTTGCTTATCTGGTtttgaagaaggagaagaagttCGGAAGCTTCCAGAGTGCAAGCACTGGTTCCACGCTCCATGCATAGACATGTGGCTCTACTCTCACTTGGACTGCCCAATTTGTCGAACACCTGTGCTGCGTTTCTCGCAGGCATTGCTGGAATCGGGTAGTGGTGTGTTGGAATGA
- the LOC114176192 gene encoding protein ELF4-LIKE 4-like has product MEGDTFSGLGNGTQIDNKILQTFKKSFVQVQDILDQNRVLINEINQNHESKVPDNLSRNVGLIRELNNNIRRVVDLYADLSSSFTKSMEVSSEGDSSGAVKSDGKAGHKRHRPL; this is encoded by the coding sequence atggaagGAGACACATTCTCTGGTCTCGGCAACGGTACACAGATTGATAACAAGATCTTGCAAACGTTTAAGAAAAGCTTTGTTCAAGTCCAGGACATCTTGGATCAGAACCGGGTACTCATCAATGAGATAAACCAGAATCACGAGTCCAAGGTCCCTGACAATCTCAGCAGAAACGTTGGCCTTATTAGGGAGCTTAACAACAACATCAGAAGAGTGGTTGACCTTTATGCGGATCTTTCGAGCTCCTTTACCAAATCCATGGAGGTTTCTTCCGAAGGGGATTCCAGTGGTGCTGTAAAATCTGACGGCAAAGCTGGCCACAAACGACACAGGCCTCTTTAg